The Primulina eburnea isolate SZY01 chromosome 13, ASM2296580v1, whole genome shotgun sequence genome includes a region encoding these proteins:
- the LOC140808756 gene encoding uncharacterized protein, producing MSTLRQIKLFCCCKSLPSARLFQHLRLFASTGDGRNSDYPPEPIPNWSLRRQSLPNNPKFPKSNLGNENKNLNSCDGIDDDDFVERFKLGLDLNSGETKLDSANGRSKPSENAEPLLPPHGADVIFKNMKKTRLIPNAVAMLDGLCKDGLEQEAMKLFGLIREKGSMPEVVVYTAVVEGFCKACNFEDAVRIFKKMQSNDVVPNAHSYGFLIRALCRGKRLEDAFSICIEMLEAGHSPNLATFIGLVDKYGGEKGLEAAGNVIQEMKEKGFSVEEKAVEEYLEKKGPFFPLVWKAILGKEASKRTS from the coding sequence ATGTCTACTTTGCGTCAGATTAAATTATTCTGCTGTTGTAAATCACTTCCCTCTGCTCGCCTGTTCCAGCACCTACGTTTATTCGCCTCCACTGGCGACGGAAGGAATTCAGATTACCCTCCAGAACCCATTCCAAACTGGTCTTTAAGAAGGCAATCTTTACCTAACAACCCTAAATTTCCAAAATCCAATCTTGGAAATGAAAATAAGAATCTAAATTCATGTGATGGCATAGATGATGACGATTTTGTGGAAAGATTTAAACTTGGCCTTGATCTCAACTCCGGAGAGACAAAACTTGATTCTGCTAATGGCAGAAGTAAGCCATCAGAAAATGCCGAGCCGCTGTTGCCTCCGCATGGTGCGGATGTGATATTCAAGAATATGAAGAAGACGAGGTTGATCCCGAATGCAGTAGCCATGCTTGATGGTTTGTGTAAAGATGGGTTGGAGCAAGAGGCAATGAAGCTATTCGGATTAATCCGTGAGAAGGGTTCGATGCCAGAAGTGGTTGTATACACTGCTGTGGTTGAGGGCTTCTGCAAAGCATGCAATTTTGAGGATGCAGTgcgaattttcaagaaaatgcaGAGTAATGATGTGGTTCCAAATGCACATAGCTATGGGTTCTTGATTCGGGCTCTATGTAGAGGGAAGAGGCTGGAGGATGCATTcagtatttgcattgaaatgTTGGAGGCTGGACATTCGCCAAATTTGGCTACTTTTATTGGTTTAGTGGACAAGTATGGTGGGGAAAAGGGTCTGGAAGCGGCTGGAAACGTGATCCAAGAGATGAAGGAGAAAGGTTTTTCCGTTGAAGAGAAAGCAGTTGAGGAGTATTTGGAAAAGAAAGGGCCTTTCTTTCCTTTGGTTTGGAAAGCAATCCTTGGGAAGGAGGCTTCGAAGAGGACTTCGTAA
- the LOC140808759 gene encoding probable calcium-binding protein CML25 — protein MGFKSLFNRKKKQRRGGGEGVDGLPLTSVNVEPINSRSSSLNSRARIEEELEQVFKKFDVNGDGKISASELGSIMSSLGNAATEVELDSMIREVDSDGDGFINLHEFIELNTKDIDHDEILENLRDAFRVFDIDKNGSISAEELQDVLMSLGEECGLAECRKMISGVDSDGNGEISFEEFKVMMTMGSRFDATKD, from the coding sequence ATGGGAtttaaatcattgttcaacCGGAAGAAGAAACAACGCCGCGGAGGCGGGGAAGGAGTAGACGGGCTGCCACTGACGTCGGTGAATGTCGAACCCATAAACTCGAGATCATCGTCTCTGAATTCCCGCGCCAGGATCGAGGAGGAGTTGGAGCAAGTTTTCAAGAAATTCGACGTGAACGGAGACGGCAAGATCTCCGCGTCGGAGCTGGGGTCCATAATGAGCAGCCTGGGGAATGCCGCCACGGAGGTGGAACTGGACAGCATGATCCGCGAGGTGGATTCGGACGGGGACGGGTTCATCAATTTGCATGAATTCATCGAGTTGAACACCAAGGACATCGATCATGACGAGATATTGGAGAATCTGAGGGACGCATTCCGGGTGTTCGATATCGATAAGAACGGATCGATTTCAGCGGAGGAGCTGCAGGATGTGCTGATGAGCCTGGGAGAAGAATGCGGATTGGCGGAATGCAGGAAAATGATCAGCGGGGTGGATTCAGATGGGAATGGGGAGATCAGTTTCGAGGAGTTTAAGGTGATGATGACCATGGGATCTCGTTTTGATGCAACCAAAGATTGA